A single Epinephelus lanceolatus isolate andai-2023 chromosome 22, ASM4190304v1, whole genome shotgun sequence DNA region contains:
- the LOC117245748 gene encoding uncharacterized protein LOC117245748 isoform X2 has protein sequence MPGKNGDQFKPGDLVFAKMKGFPHWPGRVCKSDSGYKKRVPVFFFGTHNIGSIPPENIVPYNRNKMKYGSGVRIKGFTEGMWEIQNTPGVGSKLKVPAQINTQTPPNKLISSAKPTPVKPASISKTTNDTKSTPSKSASAKPDSKPAAGRDTPSRVTGAAATVAKTPTRASLRSAPEKTTDSKQTSTSDASRVTAVVAVAKTPTRASLRSAPEKTADSKQTSTSDASRVTSTKETVAAVAKTPTRASLRSAPEKTTDSKQTSDQAPDVSEAAVTTRGRRSAAGGRSESTTSSENNKEVDAEQHRKRTPAGPAVTTADSKQTSPSDASRVTAAAAAVAKTPTRASLRSAPEKTTDSKQTSTSDASRVTSTKETVAAVAKTPTRVSLRSAPEKTTDSKQTSDQAPDISEAAVTTRGRRSAAGGRSESTTSSENNKEVNAEQQKKRTLVTPAVTTPVSKKLETAEPKPAPTQTSRNKRGQKDEEEEKSSESQGVKRKRDEKDEEKKTNQDGSDGKKEVTTKETSESQRTKRKKDEKEDKEKRKVTTKDKTEENKSTESRVMKTRRAEKDDQKEEKRTKEVGERKERVEEEKQKKTKQDGGVEGKKEMTTKEKTEEEKTAERRGVKRKRDEKEDQEDEKKTKQDDSKGKSEKETRRETRSESEGRKRMREKEEQQEEMKKKKKEVAEEGKARETEGTKTRRAEKEGQKEEKKKEDGEGQKEEKTRETWSESEGRKKMIEKEAQKDEVKKKVAEEKKTGETEGTKTRRAEKEDEKKNKNEDSEGQKEEKLRRETRSGSEGRKRTTEKEEQLKTKDVREVSEKREEGRGTKREEKEVHKEEMMKKKKVVEEEKTGESEGAKTRRAEKEEEKKKTMEAAEEGKKEEMTKKKTEDEKGGSSVDDERQRRLADSRDRVLKSLRGLLKDERGVKGRETTKSPQKTGGGAKKKVELKNTRSQKTSEKTTVKEKESAFTKAIDTKKIISKTDKETTDVKQKGSAEKEEKDEGKTSSQKTTAEEKKKEVKKDEQKTEQDKKTDSSKTTDDAKIKEKESGQKKEDRMKNEGKKDEDAKEKKDEEKKDERKIIGKIVKATPGQGPKVQVKTMMGGTAAVVAVEEEKKKKEVAAAEEEKKKKKEEKASREEKVEDKKKSSGKVKEKEQSVEEKKSDDRKVETISEVERKSERTRAAADDKKDKNIAEVEKDKKGKRENETMLKKNEEEQKTQKVTSKLQEKKNDSEVEKMATREQKKSEETTKKPEKGSKEKNDSKVEKMATREQKKSEETTKKIDSESKEKTESEVEKLVTREQKKKSEETTKKHEKGSKQKNDSEVEKMATREQKKKEGTTENTGSRSKEKNESEVEKTATREQKSEETTKKPEKGSKEKNDSEVEKMAAREQKKTTQETTEKPDSRSKEKSKSEGEKMATREQKEGTTENMGSRSKEKNESEMEKSATREQKKKSEETTKKHEKGSKDKNKSEGEKMATREQKKKSEETTKKSDSESKEKNESEVEKMATSEQKKEGTTENTVSRSKEKNESEMEKTATREQKKSEETTKKPDNETKEKSKSEVEKMATREQKKTSEETTKKPDIEWKEKNESEVEKLVTREQKKKKEGTTENTGSRLKEKKESEMEKTAMREQKKKSEETTKKSEKGSKEKNESEVEKMATREQKKKTEETTKKPDSELKEKNKKKKREQTSEKPDQRGSKEKKDGRAAAELTKKTELEQKRTEETKPQKKKSDKTTTGAAEKVQEKSKTEEAKSDKTREEEDDRITKVEQVQQQKSSAMTLTDSTLHRIHGDIRISLKTDNPDIGKCLMALDQLSMVYVTSKHVQRHSELIATLRKMRYYKANQAIMDKASMLYNRFKNTFLVGEGEEVVSAAFLRSLLEEKEREEAERAEHCAERLKREGVLQEVKRRMGKVKERRSSDGGEEKEVKTEAPVDCP, from the exons atgCCGGGGAAAAACGGGGACCAGTTCAAACCAGGAGACTTGGTGTTTGCCAAGATGAAGGGGTTCCCCCACTGGCCTGGcagg gtctgTAAGTCGGACAGCGGCTACAAGAAGAGAGTCCCGGTCTTCTTCTTCGGGACTCACAACAT AGGCAGCATCCCTCCAGAGAACATCGTTCCTTATAATCGAAACAAGATGAAGTACGGCAGCGGCGTCCGCATCAAAGGCTTCACTGAGGGCATGTGGGAGATCCAGAACACACCAGGAGTTGGGAGTAAACTCAAA GTTCCAGCACAGATCAACACACAGACTCCACCCAATAAACTGATCTCTTCAGCTAAACCTACACCTGTTAAACCAGCTTCTATCAGTAAAACCACAAATGACACTAAATCCACTCCCAGTAAATCTGCCTCTGCAAAGCCTGACAGTAAACCAGCGGCCGGCAGAGATACTCCGAGCAGAGTTACTGGTGCTGCTGCTACTGTGGCTAAAACCCCCACAAGAGCGTCATTGAGATCTGCTCCAGAGAAAACGACCGACTCCAAACAGACTTCAACTTCAGATGCAAGCAGAGttactgctgttgttgctgtggctAAAACCCCCACAAGAGCGTCGCTGAGATCTGCTCCAGAGAAAACGGCAGACTCCAAACAGACTTCTACTTCAGATGCAAGCAGAGTTACAAGTACAAAGgaaactgttgctgctgtggcTAAAACTCCAACAAGAGCTTCGTTGAGATCTGCTCCAGAGAAAACAACAGACTCCAAACAGACTTCTGATCAGGCTCCAGATGTTTCAGAGGCTGCTGTGACTACAAGAGGCAGAAGGTCAGCTGCAGGAGGGAGAAGTGAAAGTACCACTTCATCAGAGAACAACAAGGAG gTTGATGCCGAGCAGCACAGGAAGAGGACACCTGCAGGTCCTGCTGTGACCACGGCCGACTCCAAACAGACTTCACCTTCAGATGCAAGCAgagttactgctgctgctgccgctgtggCTAAAACTCCAACAAGAGCGTCGTTGAGATCTGCTCCAGAGAAAACGACAGACTCCAAACAGACTTCAACTTCAGATGCAAGCAGAGTTACAAGTACAAAGgaaactgttgctgctgtggcTAAAACTCCAACAAGAGTTTCGTTGAGATCTGCTCCAGAGAAAACAACAGACTCCAAACAGACTTCTGATCAGGCTCCAGATATTTCAGAGGCTGCTGTGACTACAAGAGGCAGAAGGTCAGCTGCAGGAGGGAGAAGTGAAAGTACCACTTCATCAGAGAACAACAAGGAG GTAAATGCtgagcagcagaagaagaggacACTTGTGACTCCTGCTGTCACCACTCCAG TCAGCAAGAAACTGGAGACGGCAGAACCAAAGCCTGCTCCGACACAAACGTCCAGGAACAAGAGAGGACAGAAagacgaagaggaggagaagtcaTCAGAGAGCCAAGGAGTCAAGAGGAAGAGAGACGAGAAGGatgaagagaagaaaacaaatcaGGACGGCAGCGATGGAAAGAAAGAGGTGACAACAAAAGAGACGTCAGAGAGtcaaagaacaaaaagaaagaaagatgaaaaGGAGGATAAAGAGAAGAGGAAAGTGACGAcgaaagacaaaacagaagaaaataagTCCACTGAGAGCCGAGTGATGAAGACGAGGAGGGCAGAGAAAGACGAccagaaggaggagaagagaacAAAAGAAgttggagagagaaaagagagggtagaagaggagaaacagaagaaaacaaagcagGATGGAGGTGTGGAAGGGAAGAAAGAAATGACAACAAAAGAGAAAACGGAAGAAGAGAAGACCGCAGAGAGACGAGGAGTCAAGAGGAAGAGAGACGAGAAGGAAGACCAGGAGGACGAGAAGAAAACGAAACAAGACGACAGCAAAGGAAAGAGTGagaaggagacaaggagagaaacAAGGTCAGAGAGTGAGGGGAGAAAAAGaatgagagaaaaggaggagcagcaagaggagatgaagaagaagaagaaggaggtcGCAGAGGAGGGGAAAGCCAGAGAGACCGAAGGGACGAAGACAAGGAGGGCAGAAAAAGAGGGgcaaaaggaggagaagaaaaaagaggatggagaaggacagaaagaggagaagacGAGAGAGACATGGTCCGAGAGCGagggaagaaagaaaatgatAGAAAAGGAGGCGCAGAAAGATGAGGTAAAGAAGAAGGtagcagaggagaagaaaacTGGAGAGACCGAAGGGACGAAGACAAGGAGAGCAGAGAAGGAGGAcgagaagaaaaataaaaatgaggaCAGCGAAggacagaaagaggagaagtTGAGGAGAGAAACACGGTCTGGGAGCGAAGGAAGAAAAAGAACGAcagaaaaggaggagcagctgaaaacaaaagATGTTAGAGAAGTGtcagagaaaagagaagaggGCCGAGGAAcgaagagagaagagaaggaggtGCACAAGGaggagatgatgaagaagaagaaggtggtAGAGGAGGAGAAAACCGGAGAGAGTGAAGGGGCGAAGACGAGGAgagcagagaaagaggaagagaagaagaaaacaatggAGGCAGctgaggaaggaaagaaagaagagatgACAAAGAAGAAGACGGAGGATGAGAAGGGAGGCAGCTCTGTGGACGACGAG CGACAGCGCCGCCTGGCTGACAGTAGGGACCGCGTGTTGAAGTCTCTGAGAGGTCTGCTGAAGGACGAGAGAGGAGTGAAGGGGAGGGAGACGACCAAGAGCCCTCa GAAAACCGGGGGTGGAGCAAAGAAGAAGGTGGAGCTTAAAAACACAAGGAGTCAGAAGACGTCTGAGAAGACGACGGTGAAAGAGAAAGAATCAGCATTCACCAAGGCGATCGACACTAAGAAGATCATCAGCAAGACagacaaagaaacaacagaTGTCAAACAGAAAGGAAGTGCTGAAAAAGAAGAGAAGGACGAAGGGAAGACGTCCAGCCAGAAGACAAcagcagaggagaagaagaaggaggtaAAGAAGGATGAACAGAAGACAGAGCAGGACAAGAAGACAGACTCGAGTAAAACTACAGATGACGCAAAGATAAAGGAAAAGGAGAGCGGGCAGAAGAAAGAAGACAGGATGAAGAATgagggaaagaaagacgagGATGCGAAGGAGAAGAAAGACGAAGAAAAGAAGGACGAGAGGAAAATCATCGGAAAGATTGTGAAAGCAACACCTGGACAAGGACCGAAGGTTCAGGTGAAGACGATGATGGGAGGAACTGCAGCTGTTGTAGCagtagaggaggagaagaagaagaaagaggtggcagcagcagaggaggagaagaagaagaagaaagaagagaaggCCAGCAGAGAAGAAAAGGTAGAAGATAAGAAAAAGAGTTCAGGGAAGGTGAAGGAGAAGGAACAGAGCGTCGAAGAGAAGAAATCTGATGATCGAAAGGTAGAAACCATTTCAGAGGTGGAGAGGAAGTCTGAAAGAACTAGAGCAGCGGCAGACGACAAAAAAGACAAGAACATAGCGGAGGTAGAGAAGGACAAAAAAGGTAAAAGGGAAAATGAAACGATGCTGAAGAAGAACGAAGAGGAACAAAAAACGCAGAAAGTGACATCAAAATTGCAAGAGAAGAAGAACGACAGCGAGGTGGAAAAAATGGCAACAAGAGAACAGAAGAAGTCAGAGGAAACAACCAAAAAACCTGAGAAGGGATCGAAAGAGAAGAACGACAGCAAGGTGGAAAAAATGGCAACAAGAGAACAGAAGAAGTCAGAggaaacaaccaaaaaaattGACAGCGAATCGAAAGAGAAGACCGAAAGCGAGGTGGAAAAACTGGTGACAagagaacagaagaagaaatcagaggaaacaaccaaaaaacatgAGAAGGGATCGAAACAGAAGAACGACAGCGAGGTGGAAAAAATGGCAACGagagaacagaagaagaaggagggaaCGACTGAAAATACAGGCAGCCGATCGAAAGAGAAGAACGAAAGTGAGGTGGAAAAAACTGCAACGAGAGAACAGAAGTCAGAGGAAACAACCAAAAAACCTGAGAAGGGATCGAAAGAGAAGAACGACAGTGAGGTGGAAAAAATGGCAGCAAGAGAACAGAAGAAGACGACGCAGGAAACAACTGAAAAACCTGACAGCCGATCAAAAGAGAAGAGCAAaagtgagggggaaaaaatggctACAAGAGAACAGAAGGAGGGAACGACTGAAAATATGGGCAGCCGATCGAAAGAGAAGAACGAAAGTGAGATGGAAAAATCTGCAACGagagaacagaagaagaagtcaGAAGAAACAACTAAAAAACATGAGAAGGGATCGaaagacaagaacaaaagtgagggggaaaaaatggctACGAGAGAACAGAAGAAAAAGTCAGAGGAAACAACCAAAAAATCTGACAGTGAATCGAAAGAGAAGAACGAAAGTGAGGTGGAAAAAATGGCAACCAGTGAACAGAAGAAGGAGGGAACGACTGAAAATACAGTTAGCCGATCGAAAGAGAAGAACGAAAGTGAGATGGAAAAAACTGCAACAAGAGAACAGAAGAAGTCAGAGGAAACAACCAAAAAACCTGACAATGAAACAAAAGAGAAGAGCAAAAGTGAGGTGGAAAAAATGGCTACGAGAGAACAGAAGAAGACATCAGAGGAAACAACCAAAAAACCTGACATCGAATGGAAAGAGAAGAACGAAAGCGAGGTGGAAAAACTGGTGACAagagaacagaagaagaagaaggagggaaCGACTGAAAATACAGGCAGCCGAttgaaggagaagaaagaaagtGAGATGGAAAAAACTGCAATGagagaacagaagaagaaatcaGAGGAAACAACCAAAAAATCTGAGAAGGGATCGAAAGAGAAGAACGAAAGTGAGGTGGAAAAAATGGCAACGagagaacagaagaagaagacggagGAAACAACCAAAAAACCTGACAGCGAATTGAAAGAGAAGAACAAAA agaagaagagagagcagacgAGTGAAAAACCTGATCAAAGGGGATCAAAAGAGAAGAAGGACGGCAGAGCCGCTGCAGAACTGACCAAGAAAACAGAGTTGGAGCAGAAGCGTACCGAAGAGacaaaaccacagaagaagaaaagtgacaaaacaacaacaggagcAGCAGAGAAAGTGCAGGAAAAGTCAaaaactgaagaagcaaaaTCAGACAAGacgagagaagaagaagacgacagGATAACAAAGGTGGAGCAGGTGCAGCAGCAGAAGAGTTCGGCCATGACGCTAACCGACTCCACGCTGCACAGAATCCACGGAGACATCAGGATTTCTCTGAAGACCGACAACCCT gACATCGGTAAGTGTCTGATGGCGCTGGATCAGCTCAGTATGGTTTATGTGACGTCGAAACACGTCCAGAGACACAGTGAGCTCATCGCCACCCTGAGGAAG aTGCGGTACTACAAAGCCAACCAGGCCATCATGGACAAGGCGTCCATGTTGTACAACCGCTTCAAAAACACCTTCCtggtgggggagggggaggaggtggtgagTGCTGCCTTCCTGCGCTCTCTGCTGGAGGAGAAGGAGCGGGAGGAGGCCGAGCGGGCGGAGCACTGCGCGGAGAGGCTGAAGAGGGAGGGAGTGCTGCAGGAGGTGAAGAGACGCATGGGCAAggtgaaggagaggaggagcagtgacggaggagaggagaaggaggtgaAAACAGAag CTCCAGTGGACTGTCCCTGA